Proteins encoded by one window of Hylaeus volcanicus isolate JK05 chromosome 7, UHH_iyHylVolc1.0_haploid, whole genome shotgun sequence:
- the LOC128879876 gene encoding glucose dehydrogenase [FAD, quinone]-like: MSYNITAMPSCPEPFLGPSLGANCPGPQFLTFMTLLDTFVRTQDAISQLCERVRPVKMPEQNYDFIVVGGGTAGSVVASRLSEHPYWKVLLLEAGPDEPPGADIPSMVGMFLGSELDWMYTTVNEPNACLSTGGSCYWGRGKVLGGTSVHNGMMYMRGHPKDYNDWVDMGNVGWSWDEVLPYFMCSENNTEINRVGRKRHATDGLLNVGRFPSIPAISKDILAAAAEQGYTISEDLNGDQFTGFTIAQAMQKRGVRHSSASAFLRPVRYRHNLQVALNATATRIIVENGKAVGVEYYQNGQRRVARARLEVVVSGGTVNSPQLLLLSGIGPKEHLQAVNVSVVHDLPGVGENLHNHVSYTISFSINQPNEYDLSWAAAVEYVAFQTGPMASTGLSQMTGIIPSPYTTPDHPDLQLFFAGYQASCSATGELGARMSNGPRSISISPTNLHPRSRGTLRLASKDPFAHPIMTANYLSDDLDVAVLVDGIKKALAFSNTTTMAKYNMTLSETPLQACSQYQFLSNDYWSCAVRQNTGPENHQAGSCKMGPASDRMAVVDPRLCVHGIKGLRVADMSIVPRLMSSNTAAPAIMIGERAAAFIKEDWGVSGTQCSRSTIDNSLDLLLWGIKYIDWDQSIW, translated from the exons ATGTCGTACAACATAACCGCAATGCCCTCGTGCCCGGAGCCGTTCTTAGGACCGAGCCTCGGTGCCAACTGTCCAGGCCCACAATTTTTGACTTTCATGACGCTTTTGGATACTTTCGTTCGCACGCAAGATGCCATTTCTCAGCTCTGCGAGCGAGTGAGACCGGTCAAGATGCCTGAACAGAACTATGACTTCATCGTCGTCGGTG GTGGAACTGCAGGTTCGGTTGTGGCATCCAGACTTAGCGAACACCCCTACTGGAAAGTCCTGTTACTGGAAGCAGGCCCCGACGAGCCTCCAGGTGCCGACATTCCCAGCATGGTGGGAATGTTCCTAG GCAGCGAGCTCGACTGGATGTATACGACTGTAAACGAGCCGAACGCGTGCCTGTCGACCGGAGGATCATGCTATTGGGGACGAGGCAAGGTCCTTGGAGGAACATCGGTGCACAATGGCATGATGTACATGCGAGGACACCCCAAGGACTACAACGACTGGGTGGATATGGGCAACGTGGGATGGTCCTGGGACGAG GTTCTGCCTTACTTCATGTGCTCTGAGAATAACACAGAAATTAACCGAGTGGGCCGGAAACGACACGCGACAGACGGGTTGCTCAACGTAGGGAGGTTCCCTTCGATACCAGCAATATCCAAAGACATCCTCGCAGCAGCCGCGGAACAGGGTTACACTATTTCAGAGGACCTCAACGGGGACCAATTCACCGGGTTCACGATCGCCCAAGCGATGCAGAAAAGAGGAGTTAGGCATAGCTCTGCATCAGCCTTCCTGCGACCTGTTCGGTACAGGCATAACCTCCAGGTGGCCCTCAACGCCACCGCTACTAGGATCATTGTTGAAAATGGGAAAGCTGTAGGCGTGGAATACTATCAA AACGGTCAACGTCGAGTCGCTCGAGCCAGACTCGAGGTGGTTGTTTCTGGAGGAACGGTTAACTCCCCTCAGTTGTTGCTGCTGTCTGGAATCGGACCAAAGGAACACTTGCAGGCTGTCAACGTCAGTGTCGTTCACGATCTTCCAG GCGTGGGAGAGAATCTACACAATCACGTGTCTTACACCATATCCTTCTCCATCAACCAGCCAAATGAGTACGACCTGTCCTGGGCGGCGGCTGTCGAATACGTTGCGTTCCAGACTGGACCAATGGCGTCCACTGGCCTGTCCCAAATGACAGGAATTATCCCCTCGCCGTACACCACTCCTGACCACCCTGATCTTCAGCTGTTCTTCGCTGGATATCAAGCATCCTGCAGCGCTACTGGAGAGCTGGGAGCTCGCATGAGCAACGGACCTCGAAGCATAAGCATTTCGCCTACGAATCTTCATCCACGCAGCAGAG GAACTCTTCGTTTGGCCAGCAAGGACCCCTTCGCCCATCCCATAATGACTGCAAACTATCTGTCCGACGATCTGGACGTGGCCGTACTTGTCGATGGAATTAAGAAAGCTCTCGCCTTCAGTAACACCACCACCATGGCGAAGTACAATATGACACTAAGCGAGACACCTCTGCAGGCTTGCTCACAGTACCAGTTCCTCAGCAACGACTACTGGAGCTGCGCCGTGCGCCAGAACACGGGCCCCGAGAACCACCAGGCTGGCTCTTGCAAAATGGGCCCCGCCAGCGACCGCATGGCCGTGGTGGACCCTCGACTATGCGTACATGGCATCAAGGGACTGCGAGTTGCTGACATGTCCATCGTGCCGCGG CTGATGTCCAGCAACACGGCCGCTCCTGCGATAATGATCGGCGAGAGAGCGGCAGCCTTCATCAAAGAGGACTGGGGTGTCAGCGGAACACAATG TTCCCGTTCTACGATCGACAACTCGCTGGATCTATTGCTCTGGGGGATCAAGTACATCGACTGGGATCAGAGTATCTGGTAG